The Aspergillus flavus chromosome 2, complete sequence region GTAGGCCCTCATCAATAAGCCATGAGAGTTTGCGGTGGTCTTTTAGGAATTCTCTCGTATCTTCCTTGATAATGGAGGATTTGAGGGCTTCCAGGAGCTCTTTACGTAGTGCATCCTTGGATATACCAGAGATATTTATCAGGTCTTTGGGTGGTGGCATCTTGATTTGATTTAGGCGAGGTTCTCTGAAAGGGGTGGTCTGTTCCATTTGCGAAGGATATGGGTAGTTGAACTGCTGATAATCAGCAGCTTGAGACTTGATACTTATATGGCGAGTGataggaaaaaaaattatttcaTATTAAATGAGAAGAACGGCTTTAGTCTGTGTATACATTCTTCGGCATTAtatgttctttttgttttactGGAATAAACAGGCTATTGGTCTTGAACAAATGCAAGAAGAGGACTGAGGACCAGGTGAAATCCGCTGAGATGAATACGACAGGGACGTTCTTTCAAGGCTGAAACGGGCAGTGCCATTCGTCAAAGAGGTAAAGAAGATATGCTGTGTTCCATCCGTTCCATAGGGCTTTCTCCCCCACGGCCAAGTGATACACCGACAGAGCATGGGATATCGCAATGTAGAGAAAGAACTTCCCGCCGCTCCTTGAATTAATTATTGCCAACGACAGTGGCAATGCTTGTGGACGAGGGAAGGTCGTCCTGGTTAGATCCCATGCAGAAATATAAACCGGATTTTAACCCCGGGGGGGGGGATGCCGATATTGGTCCTAAAGCGGGCCTTATCGATGCCCCAGGGCACTCTACGGAGCTTGCAGCTCCGACGAGCGGTTCACTCGCCAGGACCATTGCATTTCTACTGATGGACTCGACCATCGTTGCCGTTGCTAAAAAAAGTAGGCCGGGCACCATAGTAGTCGTAATGGTCAAAGTTAGGATGAACATAGGAAAGCATATAAAGTGAGCCACTGGATTGGTCATTCAACTTGGATATAATGATCCGATTAGGGTGGACCTGATTACATAGCTCCTTATATCGAGCATTGTATTCAATCAGACTGAACGGTCTCACCACATATGGAccgagaaagacaagagTGGACATATGACTAGTCTACCGCTGTAGACTCATATCAGACATCAATGGTAGACAATCCACCAGGCCTCTCGTATGTCCCGAGAGACTACTTTTATCGATACACTGGAGGTCCCTAGTGCTGAATGCATTAATGCTAATACAAACAGTTTTTGTTTAATAAGTAGACACTCGATTCTTATATATCCCCCCATTAACTGGCTAGGAATGGCCCTGCAACACTAATTTAGTAATGGAAACGTTCTCCCAGTGGCTCTACCAAGCTTGCCGTTGTGGGGGAATCCCGCGGCGTGATTGTGGACGCCGACTGCCCAATCTGCCTCACGGCATAACCTCAACTACGTATTACTTGGGCAGTCATACATTACTAGCCTAGCATTAATACGTGAGTCTATACACATCAAAGCAGGATCTTATGTGACTTTAACCTATGTTGTGCTAAGATTGCTCAATAAAATAATTGTATCACTAATCTACCTCGGCTGCATTTACATGATTATGGTTTTATATCCGCCATTTTGTTTTGAGAGTGGGTCTTCAGCAACACAGCTGATGTTCTCCTATCGCTCTATGGAGCACGAATTACTTGATGAGCTGAACATGCCGTCTAGGCCATGAAAAATCAGTTCTGGAATCCATCGAGAGCCGGGGCAAGGCCCTAAAGCCAATCAAAAAACACGAAGTGAGAAGAGataggagagaaaagataatgATAAAAAAATGAACGATAAATtaggaggagaaagaaatttGCTTCTCATGTATTGCATAATATGCGATGAAACTCTCGCTCTTGTTTCCTGATATTCTCCCCTGTCGTTGAACCAGACGTTGTGATCTACTATACTGCTAAGTAGAAGCACCTGAGCGAATGACCCTAGAGAACTAGCTGACCTACACTCCCTGGCTATACAGCATATTCCGATACGATACCCTCTTCTACTCGCTACTAATGCTCTTGTTCCGTCCCCTGATCGAATCGCCAGAATGAGTGTACAATACGTTGACTTTGAGAGTCCCGATGATCCGTCCATACCATTTAACTGGCCAATTCGGAAACGGTAGGCCACAAACCATTATTTGCAGACTCTGGAACTATTTGCTGAATTTCATACAGGGTATATATCTCAGGGTTGCTGGGACTCCTTACAATGGTCGTGGCAATGGCGAGTAGTATCTTTACTTCAGCCATACCCACCGTGATCATGATGTACAATATCGACAGGGAGGTAGCAACCCTAGGTGTCTCGCTCTACGTCCTTGGATTTGCCACGGGTCCCTTATGTTGGGCTCCTTTCTCCGAACTAAAAGGGAGAAAGCTTCCATTGGTTACATCAGCCTTTGGATTTACTGTTTTCTGTTTTGCAACTGCTGTTTCCAAAGATCTTCAGTCCCTTATGATACTTAGATACTTCACGGGCTTTTTCGGGGCGGGTCCCTTGACTCTTTCTGGGGCAGTCTATGCTGACATTTTCCCACCACATCAACGCGGTATTGCGATGGTCGGGTTCTGTCTGATGGTATTCAGCGGCCCTCTTACAGCCCCGTTCATAGGTGGATTTACTGTAATGAACCATAGTCTTGGTTGGCGCTGGACAGCATATATACCAGGAATTTTAGGCAGCGGCATCTTCGTGCTTCTACTTACTACGATGAGAGAAACCTATGTACCGGTCCTCCTCTCCTGGAAGGCGGATCGACTACGTCGCGAGCAGGGCGATTGGTCTATTCATGCAAAGCACGAGGAAATAAGCCTTGACTTGCGAGCCATAATTGCCGACTATGTCAGTCTTCCATTGAAAATGTTAGCCCTCGACCCGATCGTGCTATGTATGAGCGTTTTCGCCTCGTTCGTATATGGGCTTTTATATCTCTTTTTAACTGCATATCCTATTATCTTTCAACAGATCCATGGCATGAACCCCGGGGTAGGCGGGCTACCTTACATTGGAATCATCGTGGGACAGCTATTTGGCGCTTTGGGTGTGTTCGCAATGCAGCCATGGGTTCTTCGGAAAATGGAGCGGAATGGGGGCATAATAATGCCAGAGTGGCGTCTACCTATCGCGATTCCAGGAGCACTTGCCTTCTCGGGAGGTTTATTCTGGCTGGGTTGGTCAGGCTACCGGCGAAGCATATCATGGGTAGCTCCCACAGTATCAGGCCTACTTACTGGATTTGGCCTGCTGACAATGTTCCTACCCTCGATCGCCTATGTGGTAGAGGCACGACCGAAAAAGTAAGTCCCATTGTGAGACTGTTAAAGAGAAATTCACTGATTGCGAACTAGGGCTGCTTCAGCCGTCGCTGCACACACGTTTCTTCGGTCATTGGCTGGCGCGATATTTCCACTTTTCGCATCCTATATGGTGAGTGGCATGCCCATCACTGCAAGACCACAGTGCCATTTCCCACTGGATTCTTTACTAAGGTGTGTGGTAGTTCGACGCTCTAGGGGTTGAATGGGCCTGCACCCTGCTCGGATGTGTCGCAGCGCTCCTCATCCCGATACCTTTGCTCCTCTACATCTACGGCGCCCGAATCAGGAATCGCTCCGGGTTGTCGAATGAATCTTAGGACAAAGGTCGAGAAGTATGTGCCTTGCACTACTAATCATTTCGGTGGCCTTTGGATGCTGCCGGGAAGCTACACGCACGCGGTCGAGTATAATGTCTCAGACTTGGGATCTGCACGAAAGAAAGACTAGTTTATACGCTACAGAGACGGCAAAAAGAGAACCCAAGACAAGGCcattctgcttcttggccttccgAGTTATCTTGTCAGTTAGTTAACCCACACTAGTCTCAGCAAAATATTGGCTGTCGCGGAAATAACATCTATTGCAGACTAGAGTAGAATGAAAGCATACAAACTAAAATTGAGAAACAAGCACAACCAGCAATTTATCAATATAGAccctcccctccaccttctGTTTCCCTTGCTATAAAAGCCAACCCCAGCATTGACAAGCGCAATGGCACACAGGACAAAAACATGGAATCACTGTATGGCATACCTACCATCCTGTTCCATACCGTGGGAACCCTTTCTCCACCTCGTCACTCATGCCACTTCCCAATAGCAGCAACACAACCCAGCTGTATAGACCCCTCTTATCCCCGGTATCTGCACCGCTCCCGAAGACATCGATAAGTGAAATGCTTCACCGACCGCTCATGTTGTTTCCGACTACGCTCACCACACCTACAACGAGGGTTGTTGTGTCGCCATCCTTCCCAATCATCTGCACAAAGCCATTTGCATCCACTACAGAAGCGGTAATACCGATGTCTATTACCGTTGCGATCAGTCCTGCATCGGAATCTGCCCATCACCCGTCCGCAGCACATCTCGTCTTTGTGAAACAAAGGGCGTGTACGTCTCGCCATCCTGATCATCGATTGGCCTCAAGTCACATTATAAGATGCTCACAAACCCACGCTAACAACAGCTATCACTGATACCGAAAAGCTTCACTCGAGAAGAGAATAGGAAATTTCGTAAGATGTGTCGCGGGAGATAAAATCGAAGCTCTCTACCAGCGATTAcatctagattaaatagcCAAGGGCATCCTTTACTGTTGGGCAGAATGGAATTGAAGTTGGGCGTCAAAAGTCTACGACGACGAGTATCGATGACATTCCATGGCATGACGGTGTGGTGCGAGGCTACCAATCAACATGAGACGCAACTGCTTGTAGGCTGAGTGATTGGTTTATACACATGCGAATGAATGGCAGATGACCAGCTACCATGACTCATGAATAATTTCCTGATTAAGAAATACGTAGAATGCTCCAAGGCGGGGTTTCCTTCGCAACCCCGCTGTTCTAGTAAGCCTtatctcatctcatcttATCTCATC contains the following coding sequences:
- a CDS encoding major facilitator superfamily domain-containing protein, which codes for MLVDEGRSSWLDPMQKYKPDFNPGGGDADIGPKAGLIDAPGHSTELAAPTSGSLARTIAFLLMDSTIVAVAKKSRPGTIVVVMVKHIPIRYPLLLATNALVPSPDRIARMSVQYVDFESPDDPSIPFNWPIRKRVYISGLLGLLTMVVAMASSIFTSAIPTVIMMYNIDREVATLGVSLYVLGFATGPLCWAPFSELKGRKLPLVTSAFGFTVFCFATAVSKDLQSLMILRYFTGFFGAGPLTLSGAVYADIFPPHQRGIAMVGFCLMVFSGPLTAPFIGGFTVMNHSLGWRWTAYIPGILGSGIFVLLLTTMRETYVPVLLSWKADRLRREQGDWSIHAKHEEISLDLRAIIADYVSLPLKMLALDPIVLCMSVFASFVYGLLYLFLTAYPIIFQQIHGMNPGVGGLPYIGIIVGQLFGALGVFAMQPWVLRKMERNGGIIMPEWRLPIAIPGALAFSGGLFWLGWSGYRRSISWVAPTVSGLLTGFGLLTMFLPSIAYVVEARPKKAASAVAAHTFLRSLAGAIFPLFASYMFDALGVEWACTLLGCVAALLIPIPLLLYIYGARIRNRSGLSNES